GCCTCTGTTAGTGATGAGCCAGCACAATATATCGCCGTGTCGtacacatatacagtaaatgAGGACTATTCATATAATTGAAAATAACAGCGGACCTAACACAGAACCCTGGGGTACACCATTGCAAATACTGTATGGTTAGTAAAATAACTTGATTTATGTATGCTTTACATGAACTTTTTACCACAAAACTCTTCATGGATTAGCACCTCCTGACTTGGTATTGCAATGTAATTCGAGCATCTTACCTCCAGAATCAAAATCAGTTTTGTTGGCCAAGTATTTGACAAAAGTATTTGGATAATGTTAAAGACAGCAGAGTTTCTTTCCCTGGACTAACTGTCCTAATTTTCATTTCTAGTCTGGGTGACATTACATTCAATAAGTGCAATAACATCTGCCTAttgttattgattattatttatttcattcttatTTATGGGTGACGTGATGATTATTCTGGGTTGTCACTTGTTATTCCTTTTAACTTGCACTGTGTACAGCTGCAGCTTTTTAATGTCATTGTGCtagtaaaatgacaataaaggacTTTTATTCACTGATCAATCTGTTGAAAATTTCCTCAATTAATCTATTAGTTATTCTTTCTATAAGATGCCAGAATATGGGGAACaatgtcaatcagtgtttccaAAAACCCAAGATGACATCCACAAATACCTTGTTTTCTCCACAACCCAGAGATATTAAGTTCTCTGCCAAATCAAAATtgaaaaactagagtgctaaaactccaATTTGTGATGTTGTAGGGAATACAGTCTGGGGCTGCttcacagacaatgaatggtgaaagatgttatagatgacactgagagcacccagaggaatgttctgagtatatgggtacattttctgtttcagagctgagaacaccacaatagaataaaactcatttggatataaaaaagaaaacaattgttctgtgggtccacaaaaccaggctcccattcattgtctctGGAGCAGCTCCCGACTTCATGCTTTAtcccattttcatttttatttataaagccattACAAACATTACAAACCAGTTTGCCTCGGAGGGCTTACCAAcacacgacatccctctgtccttggataACATCTCTCCTGTGCAGCTACTCACTGCTACACTTGTTTTGGAATGTGCAGAGGATGCCAAGATGGTTTGAAATACATGACCCCCAGTCCACTGTTTTCAACAAACTTTATTGAAACTGTCAACCAGGACAGGTGCAACCCGGCAAGCTGAATATATTTCAAAAGAAAATGTATGAAGAGAGTCTCCAACAGTTAatgtgtcagtttgtgttttacAGTCCTCAACCACATGGCATAGTAACCAGTtatctaaaagaaaaacaaaaaggtagATGTGATATCCTGGCTGTCCAAACAGAaacatcagctgatctgatTTCTATTTTGAAACGGGTGAAAAGATCGCACATCACAGATAACTGCTtcccttctttctttttacacACAACTGACAAGTAGAAACTAACACAGttacaaacaaaatcaaatggCTGTTTATTGTTCAACAAAGTAGCacagacataaaaaacattCAGATCTGGCAATGACAGACAGAagaacagagacagacggacagcaGAAACTACAGCCTTGGAATCTCATACAAACTACAACTAATACACACTCAGCACTGTGAGAAGCGCCGAGTCACTGTAACAATCCCATGTGACTACAGGTCAACACACACCTTGTTCCTACTGACCCTAGTATCTTATATTGTAATAAAAGAAAGCCGGGGGTGGGACATCCAGCCTGTGGATGGACTCGTGGGCTGGATGCCTCTGGTcggttcatacagaatgtggaCGGCTGACGACGATGACGAGTCTGGATCTAAAAATCTTCAAAGCACCACTTGATACCCAGAAAGATCACTGTTGCAAGATGGCCGACCTCCTTAcagtatttacaaaaatataaaatgtaaataaaaatacaaacaaattctctttttttttaaaagtattctTGTTAAGAAGGGAGGACTGAGGTGTTGAAGGTTTGCTGGAAAACTGGCTGTCTCTTGATGGTGGCGTCCTCCAGACACACTCTACTTGTCTGTCTTCTGTTTCTTGGTTTCAACTTCGTCCTGGGAATAAAAGAGAACAAAGTGAGAGGTGCCATCTCAGGTGAATACAGCAATATCTTTAGTGACCACTAGGGGGACAGGGCTGCCGTCATGACTTTAGATTGTGTTTTATTCCTTACTGTGGCAGCAAACAAAGTGGTTACATCAGTATACAAAGTCACAGCTATAAATACCACATGTTAGCCTGTCGCTCTCTGCACCATAGATCTGTGTTTTGGTTCTTTATGTTTCTTGCAGGTCCAAAAGAGGTAAGCAAGCACAGTCTGTGTTGTTTGGTGTCCTCAGCTGCCTGTGACTTTATGTCTATGAGAGCAATCTGTTGTCCTATAAGGCTGTGATTGACAGGGGTACCTCTCCTTCTTTCCTATCTGGAGGTTCTCAAGCGTCTTCATGCTGGCTTTTTCACCAGTTGCAAGATTTCCTAGCCTAGTTTGTTATCATAAAGACAAGCAGCTAGCTTTGAGCCTATGGTTGGTCTTTCACTAGCTGCTGAGATATTGCTGGAGCACTGAAGCACGGAAAGCAGTTGAGCCAGGCTCCAGAGGCCGGGGATCATCAGGGTAGTCGGGCTAACCCTAATCATGATGCATGGGACCAACTGCTCTCACATCATGAACCAGCTAGGGTGCTGCAGGCTGTTGGCTTCAGCCCAGAGACGATGTCCAAGGGTTACGGGTCGCAGCATCTGCACCAGCACCTACCACTCAGCTTTTACCTTCCTATTCACTCAGAAAACAGAGAATTCCTTCTCTTTGCTTCTCCAGATCAGTTATATCAGTTTGTCATCCTTCCATTCAGCCTGCCCCTTATTTAAATGGAGGGGGTATTAGGGCAAAATGTGTAAGTCACCAGTTGCTATCTTGCTGAGTGCATCGAAAACAAGATTGATGAAGGTAATACAATGAGGttacagtgtgtttccattaaagtTGGCTGTGTTTATGTTGACTGAACTAATTTAAAGGTTGCATTCAATTAGAGTATGTTCCTTCTCTACTGCACTCCTGGTGATAGTACTTCAATGTAAAGCTGAATTTGCTGTTGCTGATGTACAGTTGAGCTTTTAGTGATCGTCCTGTACTCAGCCGGCAGCTGTCACTAACTGACTGATGTTcagtctctcctctccttgATATTGATTTTACATTGAGTCTCCATCAGGTTAGTAAAGACTTTAGTACCTCTGAGCTGTGCAGATGATCCCTGCCATTAGACTAGAGACTTAGAAGGTGAGCTCCCGGGTCTCATGGTCCATACTATGTGTGTTGTTTAAATGGAAACCTGGGATCTGTTTGATGTATCAGGTATTTTCTGTTCATCCAACGCAACAGAAATCTTCAGGGTTAACACTTTACCAATACAGATGACTCCTCAGGGCCCTGAATTAGAGTTGTGTTAACCATATTATCTAAGTTTGGACATTCAAAGGTCACTTTACATAAACCCCAAGCATGATCTCTCCTTTACCCCTGGTGGTAGAGTATCTAGCCATGCTTTGGTCCTAATTACACAAGTTTAGAGACATCTGTCTCTGAGCTGTCTGCCTCCACCAGTACAATGGCTTCATGGAATTTAATTTATGGTGCTCACAGCTGAGGATGACATTTATGTGCAACAGCAACTATTATTTCCAGAAATACTACAACCCCATCTGTGTCCAAAAGCGCTCCCTCGTTAAGTAATTCATTACTCCCTGTTAACACACACTCAGTGGTTAACTCAACGGTGAGCAGCAAATTCAGATTTTAGACACATATTAATCATTTTGCATCATCACCCACAGCTGTAGGGTCATATCACAGTGATTTATGCATCTAAACACAATGTGTGGCGTCGTGGTACAGTTAGCAGAAAGTTCCGTACACACCATAGACCACCATGTTGTATTTTTAGTTCCACTGTTGGCAGTTTTGAGGATGAATGATGGTAAATACAGTGTGCTGTATAGTTAGTGTCAGTGAATGATGAACTGTTTTTATGGGAACTACTTTCTACCAAACAAATACTCCCTACACTATAAAATGTGTTGACCTTGTgttctgtagattatcagaaATAACAAGGACACTATTCCAGGAAACTGTTGAATTATTATGGCACTCTTCCTcacctcttcatcatcatcatcatcagctgcTCTCTTTCCCCTTGGCCCATCGAGGTCATCCTCTTCATCGTCCTCTTCgtcacctgaacacacacagatcatcGCAGGCTGTTAGACTGACACAGTGACCATCATGTTACAGAGTTGTTATAAGATGACGCTGACCTAACAGTAACCTTACAGTAAATATTACGGCGGACTCCCCTTATCCATCACTTCTTTTCCTCTTAGTCTGAGACACTTGAACATTTAATGTCGCTGCATTGCACACAAGGATAGACAGCTTTCAGTTGCATCTGTCAGGTGTGGACACTGTAATGCTGCTTGGAACAGAGaagcaaatgtgttttaatctgCCACTGAAAATAGCTTTGACAAATGCACtatgttgagtaacattagtTAAAATGGGAAATACGGAGCCTTTTTTTAAGGtaagaaattaaaatatatatctgtgagctgttttttaaaggtttttatcTTCCAAAATGCTCAGAAtattttttctaatttaatGACATTGCAATCAGCTTGCTTGACTATGGGTTTAACTCCTGGAAACTGGTGtctgtttggttttgtgtgCATTCTGCAGTTACACAGTCTGGCCACCAGGTGGTACACTAACCCTTCTATTGACTCAATATGGACTACAGTGAATTAGGCGGCTTagctgtctgtttctgtaactgcacagtgttaacatgtttacaccACACGGCACAAAAAGGCTGCATTCTCTGTGCACAAAGATATTAAGTTTATGAATACTTATATTCTGATCGAGAGTTCATCCCCACAGCTCTGCTGCCTGGAGAACAGCTCTGTAAACTCCAAAGATTTTCTGTAAAGGTGGGATCCTTATGATAAAATCACCAATTCTTGCCTGTTTTGCATGTGCAAACTATAGATTAAAGTAGTTAAATCAAAGTTAGGGTTAAGTTAGGGTGACGTTTCCTAAAGAAACGTTCCCTTTGAACCAAAGGTATATTTGCATGCCAGATCATTTTCGCCATCCCTTACAACAGTTAGCTGCTTTGTGATTATAATCCTGTACTGTTAAACATGGTCAAGCTAATTGTTACTCAGAGTGAAAGCTGGACTAGGCTTCTTTATAATACTCCACCTTACACTAGACTCTGTTAACCAAAATGAAATGTGATATAAGTTTTGTCCAAGCTGCTGCAGTGTCACAGTATCTTTGGATTAATATCATCAACATGCATTTGCTTAGTTAAGTCATGTTCTCAAACTCCGGGTATCATGACCTCTACTGTCTTTGTGTTGTTCAGCATGGTACAAAGACACTTaccctctccatcctcctcctcctcctcttctcccacgtcctcc
This sequence is a window from Epinephelus lanceolatus isolate andai-2023 chromosome 6, ASM4190304v1, whole genome shotgun sequence. Protein-coding genes within it:
- the ptmaa gene encoding prothymosin alpha-A codes for the protein MADSKVESSGELSAKELKEKRQAEETKNGEDAAANGKTDEENGEQENEVEEDEEDVGEEEEEEDGEGDEEDDEEDDLDGPRGKRAADDDDDEEDEVETKKQKTDK